The following proteins come from a genomic window of Gottfriedia acidiceleris:
- a CDS encoding alpha/beta hydrolase yields the protein MNQSYFYLKLETHQLHMSYKNEKRRVRVLLPKNYEEDKDKNYPVVYMHDGQNIFYSSESYSGYSWKVIPAIKQNQDLPRMIVVGIDNGGQDRINEYTPWKITESPLPEDYELGGKGAEFANFVMTIVKPFIDQQYRTKPDKYHTAVIGSSLGGNISAFMGVEYKDQIGGLGIFSLANWITSKAFDHYIGSQELDPEQRVYIQVGTQEGDDTDRQFMYGNMKQAYIDCSLKYYKQLIKGSVPIDSICLNIYADEVHDEKAWAKHLPECLRFLSEKWI from the coding sequence ATGAATCAATCCTATTTTTATTTAAAACTAGAAACACATCAATTACATATGTCTTATAAAAATGAAAAACGTCGCGTGCGTGTTTTATTGCCGAAAAATTATGAAGAAGACAAGGATAAAAATTATCCGGTTGTCTATATGCATGATGGTCAAAATATTTTCTATAGTAGTGAATCTTATAGCGGGTATTCATGGAAAGTGATTCCGGCAATCAAACAAAACCAAGATTTACCAAGGATGATTGTTGTTGGAATCGATAACGGTGGACAAGATCGAATTAATGAATATACGCCTTGGAAAATTACTGAAAGCCCACTTCCTGAAGATTATGAGCTAGGTGGTAAAGGCGCGGAGTTTGCTAATTTTGTAATGACAATTGTAAAGCCGTTTATCGATCAGCAATATCGAACTAAACCTGATAAATATCATACAGCGGTGATTGGTAGTTCGCTAGGAGGAAATATTTCTGCTTTTATGGGTGTTGAATATAAAGATCAAATTGGTGGTTTAGGTATCTTTTCTTTAGCCAATTGGATTACAAGTAAAGCATTTGATCATTATATTGGTAGTCAAGAGTTGGACCCTGAACAACGAGTATATATTCAAGTAGGTACTCAAGAAGGCGATGATACTGATCGACAATTTATGTATGGAAATATGAAGCAGGCATATATCGATTGCTCGCTTAAGTATTATAAACAATTGATAAAAGGCTCTGTTCCAATTGATAGCATTTGTTTAAATATTTATGCAGATGAAGTACATGATGAAAAAGCTTGGGCAAAACACTTACCAGAATGTTTACGTTTCTTAAGTGAGAAATGGATTTGA
- a CDS encoding GNAT family N-acetyltransferase: protein MIREATQKDLMDILEIYNDAILNTTAVYTYKPQTHESRQIWFKQKKDGGFPILVFELDQKVVGFATFGPFRAWPAYKYSIEHSVYVNSEYRKKGIATSLMKELISIAKEREYMTLIAGIDSDNEKSIAMHKNFGFVYSGTIKKAGYKFNRWLDLSFYQLDLDGPKNPTEE from the coding sequence ATGATTAGAGAAGCTACTCAAAAGGATTTAATGGACATTTTAGAGATTTATAACGATGCCATTCTAAATACAACTGCCGTTTATACATATAAACCACAAACGCATGAAAGCAGACAAATTTGGTTTAAACAAAAGAAGGATGGAGGGTTTCCAATACTAGTCTTCGAACTTGATCAAAAAGTCGTTGGATTTGCTACATTCGGTCCTTTTCGAGCTTGGCCTGCCTATAAATATTCGATTGAGCACTCAGTTTATGTAAATAGTGAATACAGAAAAAAGGGTATTGCAACTTCATTAATGAAAGAATTAATCTCAATTGCCAAAGAAAGAGAGTATATGACTTTAATTGCTGGAATTGATTCAGATAATGAAAAAAGTATTGCCATGCACAAAAACTTTGGATTTGTTTATTCAGGCACAATTAAAAAGGCAGGTTATAAATTTAATAGATGGCTTGACTTGTCCTTTTATCAATTAGATCTTGATGGACCAAAGAATCCTACAGAAGAATAA